The Longimicrobium sp. genome includes the window GTACCACCAGTCGCGGCTCCCCAGCGGCGCCTCGGCGTTGCGCTTGGCCTCGGCGTCGGCCACGGTGCGGCGCACCTCGTCGGTGGTGGGGAAGAGCGACGGCGTGCGCTCGGCCTTCGCCTCGGACGCCGGCGCGGCGGGCGCGGGGTCGGTGGTAGCGAGCGACTGGGCACGCACGGGTGCCGCGCACAGCAGCAGCGCGGCGGCGGTGTAGAGCACCTTCCGCATGGATCCTCTCCGGCTCGGGGTTCGGTCGTCCCGTGGGCATGGGGCTGCGCCTGCGAGCCGTTGCAAACTCCGTGCGGGGTGGGTTCCTGCGATGAGGATGGCACGTGCCTTTCCTCGCAACGTCCGGCTCGTCACCGCCAGAAGGCGCGATTCCTCCAGTCCGCGGGGAAGCCCATGCTCGAAGGGTTCACTGCCGGGTAGCGGTTGATGAGCGCAATGAGTCGCCGGCGCCAGTCGGCGCCGTACCCGGACGCGTCCAGAAGCGCGGCAAGAACGACGGCGCGAGCATAGAACCACTCCGTGCTCGCGAACTCCGCCTTCAGCCGTTTTGCGGCTTTCGGCTGGTCGACCAGCATGTGGAAGTTCCACAGCCTGTTGTGATGCGCGCACATGTTGCGCAGCACGTTCAGCGATCGGAACCAGGAGAGCAGGATCGACTCGTCGAAACCGAACCGGAGTGCAATCTGTTTCCGCTGGGGAAGGCGCAGCCAGGAGAACAGGTGCGAGAGCTGCCCGTACGTCAGCGCCTCCATGATGGTCCAGATCGGCGCCAGGGGTGGATCGTCGTAAGTGGCGCGGTAGTGCTGGATTCCCAGATAACGGGCCTTGGCGGCGGCCTGGAAGAACTCGATGAAGTAGTCCGCCTTCTCGAACAGGGTATGGTCCAGGTAGAAATGCGGCCCGTGCGGCACCGCCACCTGGCTCACGATCGCGGCCCGGAGCGCCACTTCAACGCGCTCGATCCCGTCGAGGCAGAGAAGACGGAGCTCGCGGTCGAACTCGTACAGCGAGAGGACGTCGCTGAACGAGGTGCCCGGGATGAAGGCTTTGGGTGCACGTGGCTGCTGAAGCGGTCGCATGTAGATCAGCAACCGGTAGTAGCCGACGTATTCGAGCGCACGAAGGGCTCGAGTGGGATCCGGGATGACCAGCCCGCGGCTCCGCAGATGAGCCAGGAGGGCGGCCGGTGCGAGCGCGGGCTTGCGGTATCGGCCGGCCACGGTGAGGTGGAGGAACGGGAAAGAATAAGCCCCCTGGTGCGCGTTCGCCGAAGACGAAGAGGCGTGGGGGCTATGATTGCAGGGAATGTATACCGATCGTGCGGCGAAGTCAACGGAACGTCCACCCCTTGGAACCGTTGGGGAAATCAGAGAACGCCGCCCACGATTGCCTCCTCGATAGATTTTTCCCGGTCCACCTCGGCATCGCTGCAAAGGCTTTGTATCAACCGACTTGAACGCGACTCAGTTGACGAAACCCGCTGCCGGTGCCATACTCCGATAGGGCGTCGGATCGGACGCTCGATCTTCTTCCCGCCGGCGCACCGCCCGGCGGGAATTGCTTTCCCCCGGTGCACCGCCGCGGCTCTCCCTACAGACCTTACCGCCCATGATCGCCGGGATCGTGCTGGCCGCCGGGCGCTCGCGCCGGATGGGGCAGCCCAAGGCGTTCCTCCGGCTGGGCGGAGCGACCTTCCTGGAGCGTGCCGTCGCCGCGCTGCGGGAGGGGGGATGCGGCGAGGTGGTGGTCGTCGCCGGGCCGCGGGACGACGCCGCGGCGCGCGAGATCGCCGATGCGGCGGCGCAGCTGGGCGCGCGGGTGGCGGTGAATCCGGATGCCGGCTCGGAGCAGGTGGACTCGCTCCGGGCCGCGCTGCGTGCGCTGGGCCGCGACGTCGCCGCCGCGGTGGTGATCCCCGTCGACGTTCCCGGCGTCTCCGCGGACGGGGTGCGGGCGGTGGTCGAGGCGTTCGGGCGGGGCGATCCCCCTCCCCCGATCGTGCAGCCGTTCGACGGGACGCGGCACGGACACCCGGTGCTCTTCGCCCGCGCGGTGTGGTCCGAGCTGATGGCCGACCCTCTCCCCGACGGCGCGCGCACGGTGATCCACGCCTACGCCACGGAGCGCGCCGAGGTGCGCGTCGCCCGCCTCCCCGCGGACGTGGACACGCCGGAGGACTACCGCCGGCTGCTGGAGACGGAGATGGGGGTTTGACGGGGGACGACGCGGCGCCGCTCACCCTGGCCGAGGCCGTTCACTTGGCCCGCGAGGCGCTGGAGGGCGGCGAGCCGATGGCCAGCGTGACGGTGATCGATTCCCGCGCCGGGGACGGCTCCGCCGCGCCGCCGCCGGGGACGCGCATGGCCGTCTGGGCGGACCGCCGGCGCGGCACGCTGGGCGATCCGCGGCTCGACGAGCAGGCCGCCGCCTTCGCGCGCGAGGCGCTGGCGCCCGGCGCGCGGGTGGGAACGCGCGAGATCTCCGCCGGCGAGGTGGTCTGCGAGATCTACGCGGAGCCGCACCACGCGCCGCCCGAGCTGGTGATCGTGGGCGCGGGGCACATCGCCCGGCCGCTCTGCCGCGTCGGCGCGCTGCTGGGGTTCCGCGTGACCGTGCTGGACGACCGCCCGGAGTTCGCCACGCGCGAGCGCTTTCCCGAGGCGGCGGAGGTGCGGCGCGCGGACTTCGCCGACCCGTTCGCGGGCGTCCCCATCACCCCGCGCACCCACCTGGTGCTGGTGACGCGCGGGCACAAGTACGACTTCGAGGCGCTGCGCGACGTGCTGCGCCGCCCCACGGTCCCCGCGTACATCGGGATGGTGGGGAGCCGCCGGCGGACGCGCGCCGCGCTGGAGCAGCTGGCGCGCGAGGGGATCGCGCCGGAGCGCATCGCCGCCGTGCGCGCGCCGGTGGGGCTGGACGTGCACGCGGAGACGCCGGAGGAGATCGCCGTCGCCATCGCCGCGGAGATGGTGCTGCTGCGCCGCGGCGGCACCGGGCGCCCGCTGCGCGAGACGGAGCGCGTGTGGGAGCGCTGGGTGGCGCCGCGCGGCGATCGCAACCCGGAGGGCGGCGGCCCGTAGTATCTCCCGCGCGGCGGCCGTCCGGCGGCCGCGCAGGGAACCCGCGACCACGGGAAGGACCGTGTACCGCACCTGCATCTTCTGCTCGGCGGACCTGGGGACGAACGACGTGCTGGAGGCGTTCCCTGTGTCGCGGAGCATCGCCTTCGACGGGTGGAAGGGCCGCCTCTGGGCCATCTGCCCCAAGTGCGCGCGCTGGAACCTGGCGCCGCTGGAGGAGCGCTGGGAGGCGGTGGAGATGGCCGACCGCCTGTTCACCGACGCCCGGCTGCGCGTGCAGAGCGAGAACGTGGGGCTGGCCAAGCTGCGCGACGGCACGCGGCTGATCCGCATCGGCAAGGCACTCCCCGGCGAGATGGCGGCCTGGCGCTACGGCGACCAGCTGGTGAAGCGCCGCAAGCACTACCTGCTGGTGACCGGCGCCGCCGTGGCCGCCGGCGTGGCGATCCTGGGCGGCTTCGCGTGGCTGACGGCGACGGGTGGCGCGTACTCGCTGGTGAACGCCGGGATCCAGCTCTACAACCAGAAGCGGCAGCGGAAGGTGGTGTTCCGCCTTCCCGCCGAGCGCTCGCCCACGGGGAGCGAGGTGATGCTGCGCCGCTGGCACGCCGCCGGCTCGGTGCTGCGCCCCGGCCAGGTGGAGGGGATCTCGCTGGTGGTGCCCGACGCGATGCGGAAGGACCCCAAGACCGACGCCTGGGGGAAGCACCGGTACGTCTCCGAGCCGCTGGTGCTGGCCGACAAGGACGCGCGAGCGTTCCTGGGCCGCGCGATGGTGCACCTGAACGAGAAGGGCGCGTCGCGGCGTAGGCTGGAGGACGCGGTCTCGCTCCTGGGCGAGGCCGGGTCCGCGGAGGACTACCTGCGGAAGGCCGCCGCGCAGGGGCGCACGCTGGGCAAGCGCAAGGACCTGCCCGAGCGCGCCCTCGGCGCCGAGGGCGCGCTGGCGCTGGAGATGGCCCTGCACGAAGAGCAGGAGCGCCGCGCGATGGAGGGCGAGCTGGCGCTGCTGGAGAGCGCCTGGCGCGAGGCCGAGGAGATCGCCGCGATCGCCGACAAGCTGGCGGTGCCGGCGGGGACGGGGAGCAGTATCGGCTGAAGTCGGGATCGCGATCGGATCCCGGCCCCGGCTTCGGGCTGTGACGGGCGGTTGAAACCGCGGCAACAACGGCCCGAAGTCCGCCTTCGCGGACTCCCGCGGCTGCATCGGCGCGACAGGGCAGATTGCGGCTCCGCCACTGGCAGCGGCGGGTTGAAACCCGCCGCTGGAAGGGCAGGAAGTCCGCCTTCGCGGACTCGTGGTGTAGCCATTTGTTCATAGGAAGAACATTCGCGCGGGTGCCCGTCTGAGCCATGTACCGCCACTGCATCTACTGCTCGGCCGATCTGGGGGCGAACGAGACGCTGGAGGCCTTTCCCGTGGGCCGCACGGTGGCGTTCGATGCGGCGAAGGGGCGGCTGTGGGCGGTCTGCCGGCGGTGCGCGCGGTGGAACCTGGCGCCCATCGAGGAGCGCTGGGAGGCGGTGGAGGACGCGGAGCGGCGCTTCGCTGCCTCGCGGCTGCGGGTGCAGGCGGAGAACATCGGCGTGGCCAGGGCGCCGGACGGGACGCGGCTGGTGCGCGTCGGGCCCGCGCTCCCCAACGAGCTGGCGGCGTGGCGCTACGGCCGCGAGCTGCGGCGGCGCCACCGCTGGTTCTGGCCCGCGGCGGCGCTCGGCGCGGGAGCGGTGCTCGTGCACTTCCTCCCGCTCGGCGTGGCGGCGGCGTTCGCGCCCGGCATCTGGTTCGGCGCGACTCAGTGGATGGGCGCGCGGAAGAAGGTGATCCGCATCGCGCCGCACGAGTCGTCCACGGGCACGCCGCTGGACGTGCGCGGTGTGAACGTGGCCGGCGCGGTGGTCCGCCCGGGGATCGACCCGGGGAGCTTCCGCGTGGAGGTGCCGCTGGAGGGGCTGTGGGCGCGCACCTTCCGCTCGCGCGAGAGGCACCCCGTGGCCGTCGTCCACGGCGACGCGGCGCGGCGGCTGGTGGAGCGCGCGATGCTGCTGGTGAACGACCACGGCGGCAGCCGCAAGGACGTGACCCAGGCGCTGGCGCAGCTGGCCGCGCGCGAGAGCGCCGCCGCGGTGCTGGAGGACCTCACCCGGCACGGCGCCCGGCTCGGCGTGCGGATGGTGAGCGGCAGCCACGGCACCCACGGCGGCGCCCCGCTCGTCGGCGCCCGCGCGCTGGCGTTCGAGATGGCGCTGCACGACGAGACGGAGCGCCGCGCGCTGCAGGGCGAGCTGAAGCTGCTGGAAAGCGCCTGGCGCGAGGCCGAGGCCCTGGCCGCCATCGCCGACCGTCTGGCCGCGCCCGCGCTTCCGGGCGAGCGGATGGCCTGACCCGCCCACTGGGCACTTGGCACTGGGAACTGGGCACTTGCAGTGAACGAAGACCTGGCCGTCTACGCCGCCGCCGAGCGGGCCGCCGCCGAGGGACGCACCGTGGCGCTCGCCACCATCGTGCGCTGCCGCGGCTCCACGCCGCGCGGGTGCGGCAGCAAGATGCTGGTCGATCCCGATCGCGGCCTCACCGGCACCGTGGGCGGCGGCTGTGGCGAGGCCGAGGTGATCGAGGCCGCGCGCGACGTGCTGGAAACGGGCGAGCCCCGGCTGCTGCGCATCGACCTGACCGAGGACCTGCTGTCGTGGAGCCCGGCGGTCTGCGGCGGCACCTTCGACGTGTTCATCGAGCGGGTCGCCCCCGCCCGATGACCGTCCACTACCCCGGCCGCGGCCGGATACATTAGTTTCCCTGAGACCCACCCTTCACCACCCGGATGGACGCATGATGGCAACCGACACGCCGCTGCGCGCGGAGCAGATCTCCCTGGTCCGCGACGAGCTCC containing:
- a CDS encoding Abi family protein, with the translated sequence MAGRYRKPALAPAALLAHLRSRGLVIPDPTRALRALEYVGYYRLLIYMRPLQQPRAPKAFIPGTSFSDVLSLYEFDRELRLLCLDGIERVEVALRAAIVSQVAVPHGPHFYLDHTLFEKADYFIEFFQAAAKARYLGIQHYRATYDDPPLAPIWTIMEALTYGQLSHLFSWLRLPQRKQIALRFGFDESILLSWFRSLNVLRNMCAHHNRLWNFHMLVDQPKAAKRLKAEFASTEWFYARAVVLAALLDASGYGADWRRRLIALINRYPAVNPSSMGFPADWRNRAFWR
- a CDS encoding nucleotidyltransferase family protein gives rise to the protein MIAGIVLAAGRSRRMGQPKAFLRLGGATFLERAVAALREGGCGEVVVVAGPRDDAAAREIADAAAQLGARVAVNPDAGSEQVDSLRAALRALGRDVAAAVVIPVDVPGVSADGVRAVVEAFGRGDPPPPIVQPFDGTRHGHPVLFARAVWSELMADPLPDGARTVIHAYATERAEVRVARLPADVDTPEDYRRLLETEMGV
- a CDS encoding XdhC/CoxI family protein; protein product: MTGDDAAPLTLAEAVHLAREALEGGEPMASVTVIDSRAGDGSAAPPPGTRMAVWADRRRGTLGDPRLDEQAAAFAREALAPGARVGTREISAGEVVCEIYAEPHHAPPELVIVGAGHIARPLCRVGALLGFRVTVLDDRPEFATRERFPEAAEVRRADFADPFAGVPITPRTHLVLVTRGHKYDFEALRDVLRRPTVPAYIGMVGSRRRTRAALEQLAREGIAPERIAAVRAPVGLDVHAETPEEIAVAIAAEMVLLRRGGTGRPLRETERVWERWVAPRGDRNPEGGGP
- a CDS encoding XdhC family protein; the protein is MNEDLAVYAAAERAAAEGRTVALATIVRCRGSTPRGCGSKMLVDPDRGLTGTVGGGCGEAEVIEAARDVLETGEPRLLRIDLTEDLLSWSPAVCGGTFDVFIERVAPAR